In Nicotiana tabacum cultivar K326 chromosome 19, ASM71507v2, whole genome shotgun sequence, one DNA window encodes the following:
- the LOC142173777 gene encoding uncharacterized protein LOC142173777 — translation MDDVIENPNNNEAALYDWAQSTTENLATTIVVPKIQAESFQITNNMLHLLQNKALFSGSYIEDPQQQLTNFLSICVTQRQPNVTPEAIRLLLFPFSVTGEAQTWLNSLPINSITTWEELVK, via the coding sequence ATGGATGACGTAATAGAAAACCCAAACAACAACGAAGCAGCcttgtatgattgggcacaaTCCACCACTGAAAATCTGGCAACCACAATTGTTGTCCCTAAGATACAAGCggaatcatttcaaatcacaaataacatgctacatttgttgcagaacaaggCACTGTTCTCAGGgtcttacattgaagatcctcagcaaCAACTGACAAATTTCCTATCGATATGTGTCACGCAAAGGCAACCAAATGTGACACCGGAAGCAATAAGGCtattgttgtttccattctcggTGACGGGAGAGGCTCAGACTTGGCTCAATTCACTCCCAATAAACTCCATCACTAcgtgggaggaattagtcaagtaa